The DNA sequence GCCAGGTCATCGGCGCGGTGGTCGGCGGCTTCATCATGGGCGTGATGAACAACGGCATGTCGATCATGGGCGTCAATGTCGACTGGCAGCAGGTGGTCAAGGGCCTGGTGCTGCTCGGGGCCGTGATCTTCGACGTCTACAACAAGAACAAGGCTTGAGGGCCGGGGGCGAGGACTAGGAGGCATACGGGTTCTAGATCGCGGGGCTGCCGGCAGCCCGTCGGCACCAAGAAGTCCGGGGAAGGACCAGGCTCGCGAACGCAATCCGGACGAAGCGTTTCAACCGTGGCGCGTTTCCGCGCCGCGCCGGTTAGGATTTGCCCATCGGCAGCCGGATACAGATAAATGAGAGAGGACTGATCATGCTGATCTCGCAGATTCTCGACGACGCCGAGACGATCCGTGTCGTTGCCCGCAGCGGCGGGAAGACCCGGATCATCAACGGGGCGCGCAGCGTCTATTCGCTGGCGATGGAGGCTGCCCGCACCGGCGTCGGCCTGGCCGCCCTGATCGAACGCAAGGGGCTTGGCGAGACGATCGATCTCGACGCCGCCTACAAGCGGGGGCGCCTGCTGTCGCCGATCAACCACCCCGACCCGGCGCATCTGCACTTGACCGGCACCGGGCTGACGCATCTGGGGTCGGCCGCGACGCGCGATTCCATGCACAAGAAGCTCAGCACCGACGGCGAGGAGCAACTCACCGATTCCATGAAGATGTTCCGCATGGGACTGGAAGGCGGCAAGCCCGCGAAAGGCCAGGTCGGCGTGCAGCCGGAATGGTTCTACAAGGGGAACGGCACCATGGCAGTCGCGCCTGGCGCGGCGCTCATGTCACCGGCCTTTGCCAAGGATGCCGGCGAGGAACCAGAGGTCGCCGGGATCTATGTCATCGGCGATGACGGGGCGCCATTCCGCGTCGGCTTCACCTTGTCGAACGAATTCTCGGACCATGTGACCGAGCGCGTCAACTATCTCTTCCTAGCCCATTCCAAGCTGCGCAATGCCTCCTTCGGCCCGGAGATCCTGATCGGAGACCTGCCTTCGGACATCCGCGGCACGTCGCGTATCCTGCGCGACGGCAAGGCATTGTGGGAGAAACCCTTCCTGT is a window from the Mesorhizobium australicum WSM2073 genome containing:
- the araD1 gene encoding AraD1 family protein: MLISQILDDAETIRVVARSGGKTRIINGARSVYSLAMEAARTGVGLAALIERKGLGETIDLDAAYKRGRLLSPINHPDPAHLHLTGTGLTHLGSAATRDSMHKKLSTDGEEQLTDSMKMFRMGLEGGKPAKGQVGVQPEWFYKGNGTMAVAPGAALMSPAFAKDAGEEPEVAGIYVIGDDGAPFRVGFTLSNEFSDHVTERVNYLFLAHSKLRNASFGPEILIGDLPSDIRGTSRILRDGKALWEKPFLSGETNMSHTIANLEHHHFKYSAFRQPGDVHVHMFGTATLSFADGIKTEAGDVFEIEAGDFGLPLRNPLEIEKPVKVSVKAL